In the genome of Dermacentor andersoni chromosome 3, qqDerAnde1_hic_scaffold, whole genome shotgun sequence, one region contains:
- the LOC126545519 gene encoding uncharacterized protein: protein MCSLRAVSAASGRGSTVSAEDYKVILPQLPTGNASLNTVFLHCDVSARPYRINDFEEEIERLQVVKDVASIGAYQMNHVWALTTYSMAAKQVLVDAKELRIKGKRCLVIDPNDSQVRVKLHWLPYHISDDAVRKALEPYGKIEEMSIETWLTGKFKGAQTSSRSVILRLKHGFTVESLPHQIRIQGSNTLVIVPGRPPLCLRCKKSGHIRKDCRIPRCSACRKFGHEADDCSKTYATMTREDCENDDTDAPMDEDEAVETLQPRNINLSSWVPEPATPTTQKEAEADSPVKAVSPVVSVTTDKISGEPGEKCSVVFQVPCPSVPVESPMASKVSYPAEPERPETPVASDDAISATEAEIEDLGAERPKTPAASEAPYLPTEAETPEAYHSLESEPEDASNRATRMPELGSDEDEGTSGSITEMRSMVQKVKSKAAMKRNRVTTAPRIPPVEKRHKRSL, encoded by the coding sequence ATGTGCTCTCTCCGAGCGGTGTCAGCGGCTTCAGGCCGTGGTTCTACTGTATCTGCTGAGGATTACAAGGTTATTCTGCCCCAACTGCCAACTGGAAACGCTTCCCTGAACACTGTATTTCTTCATTGTGATGTGTCTGCGAGGCCCTACCGAATCAACGATTTCGAAGAAGAAATTGAGCGCCTACAAGTAGTCAAGGATGTAGCGTCGATCGGTGCCTACCAGATGAATCATGTCTGGGCGCTAACGACATATTCCATGGCCGCAAAACAAGTGCTCGTAGATGCAAAGGAACTGCGCATCAAAGGTAAAAGATGCCTTGTCATCGATCCCAACGACAGTCAGGTGAGAGTCAAACTTCACTGGCTTCCTTACCATATCAGTGACGACGCCGTGCGAAAAGCGTTGGAACCATATGGGAAAATTGAAGAAATGAGTATAGAAACGTGGCTGACTGGAAAATTCAAGGGAGCGCAAACCTCATCTAGGTCGGTGATTTTGAGACTGAAACACGGATTTACTGTCGAATCGCTTCCGCATCAGATTCGTATTCAGGGCAGCAACACTCTTGTAATTGTGCCTGGACGACCACCCCTGTGTCTGAGATGTAAGAAATCGGGCCATATAAGAAAGGATTGTCGTATCCCGCGGTGTTCTGCATGCCGCAAATTTGGTCATGAAGCTGACGACTGCAGTAAAACTTACGCTACCATGACACGGGAAGACTGCGAGAACGACGACACAGATGCGCCCATGGACGAGGATGAAGCTGTAGAAACTTTACAGCCTCGTAACATTAATCTTTCCTCGTGGGTGCCTGAGCCTGCAACACCAACCACGCAAAAAGAAGCTGAGGCCGACTCTCCAGTGAAGGCTGTATCACCTGTTGTCTCTGTAACAACGGATAAAATCTCAGGGGAGcccggagaaaagtgcagtgTAGTGTTTCAAGTTCCGTGCCCTTCAGTGCCTGTGGAGTCGCCGATGGCGTCTAAAGTGAGCTACCCAGCAGAACCAGAACGCCCGGAGACGCCCGTGGCGTCTGACGACGCAATATCTGCGACAGAAGCAGAGATTGAGGACTTAGGAGCGGAACGTCCCAAGACGCCAGCGGCGTCTGAAGCCCCGTACCTTCCAACGGAAGCGGAGACGCCAGAGGCGTACCATTCCCTGGAGTCTGAGCCGGAGGACGCAAGCAATAGGGCTACAAGGATGCCTGAGCTTGGTTCGGACGAGGATGAAGGCACATCAGGAAGCATTACAGAGATGAGAAGCATGGTGCAAAAAGTAAAATCGAAAGCAGCCATGAAGAGGAACCGTGTTACCACGGCTCCTCGGATACCGCCCGTAGAAAAACGTCACAAGCGCTCCTTGTGA